The Sesamum indicum cultivar Zhongzhi No. 13 linkage group LG6, S_indicum_v1.0, whole genome shotgun sequence genome has a segment encoding these proteins:
- the LOC110012103 gene encoding uncharacterized protein LOC110012103: protein MDGVSIDDQFSKLHPCFPPHTRIAVVGGGPSGLSAAYALCKLGYSNVTVLEKHHSPGGMCESLEIQGRIYDLGGQVLAANSAPSIFHLAGEVGVETEEMDTHKFALIDSSCGALKEMNLVEDYVSVISLTLKLQDRAKESGRIGVHAVSEIAPELAPEYLKTEGFPSVPKSVIYGYTASGYGYVQDMPYAYIHEFTRTSMAGKIRRFKGGYMSLWKKLSERLPIEVCCNTEWEDI from the exons ATGGATGGAGTATCCATTGATGATCAATTCTCAAAGCTGCATCCTTGCTTTCCTCCACATACAAGGATTGCAGTAGTTGGAGGTGGCCCCAGTGGGCTTTCGGCTGCTTATGCACTGTGTAAGCTGGGTTACAGTAATGTAACAGTACTTGAGAAACATCACTCCCCTGGTGGCATGTGTGAATCACTTGAAATTCAAG GAAGGATCTATGATTTGGGAGGTCAAGTTCTTGCAGCAAACAGTGCTCCTTCTATATTTCATTTGGCTGGCGAGGTTGGTGTAGAAACAGAGGAAATGGACACCCATAAATTTGCACTTATTGACAGTTCATGTGGAGCTCTCAAGGAAATGAATTTGGTAGAAGATTATGTATCTGTGATATCTCTTACACTGAAACTCCAG GATAGGGCTAAGGAATCTGGTCGAATTGGAGTACATGCTGTGAGTGAAATTGCTCCAGAGTTGGCACCGGAATATCTGAAGACTGAAGGCTTTCCGTCAGTTCCTAAATCAGTAATATATGGATACACAGCATCAGGATATGGATATGTGCAAGACATGCCTTATGCTTACATTCATGAGTTCACAAGGACATCAATGGCTGGAAAAATTCGGCGGTTCAAAGGAGGTTACATGAGTCTCTGGAAGAAGTTGAGCGAACGGCTGCCAATAGAAGTCTGTTGCAACACAGAA TGGGAAGACATATAG